A single Streptomyces sp. Edi2 DNA region contains:
- a CDS encoding VOC family protein — MSVRRLNHAVLYVRDVARSVAFYTEALGLTVGMEVPGQAAFLRAPGSLNDHDLALFSVGVEAPGPEAGRVGLYHLAWEIGTLGELVAAHAQLVERGALVGSSDHLVAKSLYAKDPDGNEFEVMWRVPREDWPGPDQPERLRPLDLAEALQRWGPDLATGAAAGSAT, encoded by the coding sequence ATGTCCGTAAGACGTCTGAACCACGCGGTGCTTTACGTCCGTGATGTGGCCCGGTCGGTTGCTTTCTATACCGAGGCTCTGGGGCTCACGGTGGGGATGGAGGTGCCGGGACAGGCCGCTTTTCTTCGCGCTCCCGGCTCACTCAACGATCATGATTTGGCGCTGTTCTCGGTGGGGGTGGAGGCACCGGGGCCCGAGGCCGGGCGGGTCGGGCTCTACCACCTGGCCTGGGAGATCGGCACGCTCGGCGAGCTGGTCGCGGCCCATGCGCAGCTCGTCGAGCGGGGCGCGCTGGTGGGGTCGAGTGATCACCTCGTCGCCAAGTCGCTGTACGCCAAGGACCCGGACGGCAACGAGTTCGAGGTGATGTGGCGGGTCCCGCGGGAGGACTGGCCGGGACCGGACCAGCCGGAGCGGCTGCGCCCCCTCGATCTGGCGGAGGCGCTGCAGCGCTGGGGGCCGGATCTGGCGACGGGGGCGGCAGCCGGTTCGGCCACCTGA